A window of the Lactuca sativa cultivar Salinas chromosome 7, Lsat_Salinas_v11, whole genome shotgun sequence genome harbors these coding sequences:
- the LOC128127054 gene encoding NAD(P)H-quinone oxidoreductase subunit K, chloroplastic-like: MNSIEFPLFDRTTQNSVISTTLNDLSNWSRLSSLWPLLYGTSCCFIEFASLIGSRFDFDRYGLVPRSSPRQADLILTAGTVTMKMAPSLVRLYEQMPEPKYVIAMGACTITGGMFSTDSYSTVRGVDKLIPVDVYLPGCPPKPEAIIDAITKLRKKISREIYPDRTMSQRENRSPGGLLASVYHLTRIEYGADQPEEVCIKVFAPRRDPRIPSVFWVWKSVDFQERESYDMLGISYDNHPRLKRILMPESWIGWPLRKDYIAPNFYEIQDAH, encoded by the exons ATGAATTCCATTGAGTTTCCCTTATTTGATCGAACAACCCAAAATTCAGTTATTTCAACTACATTAAATGATCTTTCAAATTGGTCAAGACTCTCTAGTTTATGGCCGCTTCTCTATGGTACCAGTTGTTGCTTCATTGAATTTGCTTCACTAATAGGCTCACGATTCGACTTTGATCGTTATGGACTAGTACCAAGGTCGAGTCCTAGACAAGCGGACCTTATTTTAACAGCCGGAACAGTAACAATGAAAATGGCCCCTTCCTTAGTGAGATTATACGAGCAAATGCCTGAACCAAAATATGTTATTGCTATGGGAGCATGTACAATTACAGGGGGGATGTTCAGTACCGATTCTTATAGTACTGTTCGTGGAGTCGATAAGCTAATTCCTGTGGATGTATATTTGCCGGGCTGTCCACCTAAACCAGAAGCAATTATAGATGCTATAACAAAACTTCGTAAGAAAATATCTCGAGAAATCTATCCAGATAGAACTATGTCTCAGCGAGAGAATCGTT CACCAGGCGGACTATTAGCTAGTGTGTATCATCTTACTAGAATAGAGTATGGCGCGGATCAACCAGAAGAGGTATGCATAAAAGTATTTGCCCCGAGGAGGGATCCTAGAATTCCGTCTGTTTTTTGGGTTTGGAAAAGTGTGGATTTTCAAGAACGGGAATCCTATGATATGTTGGGAATCTCTTATGATAATCATCCCCGTTTGAAACGTATATTAATGCCTGAAAGTTGGATAGGATGGCCTTTACGTAAGGATTATATTGCTCCCAATTTTTATGAAATACAAGATGCTCATTGA
- the LOC128127052 gene encoding photosystem I assembly protein Ycf4-like, with protein sequence MRVTSEKKRTKVKFIWGILSIPKKSTGSSMSCRSEHIWIEPITGARKTSNFCWAVILFLGSLGFLLVGTSSYLGRNLISLFPSQEIVFFPQGIVMSFYGIAGLFISSYLWCTISWNVGSGYDRFDRKDGIVCIFRWGFPGKNRRVFLQFLIKDIQSVRIEVKEGIYARRVLYMDIRGQGAIPLTRTDENFTPREMEQKAAELAYFLRVPIEVF encoded by the coding sequence ATGCGAGTTACTTCGGAAAAAAAAAGGACTAAAGTCAAATTCATTTGGGGTATTCTCTCAATTCCAAAAAAATCAACTGGATCAAGTATGAGTTGTCGATCAGAACATATATGGATAGAACCTATAACGGGGGCTCGAAAAACAAGTAATTTCTGCTGGGCTGTTATCCTTTTTTTAGGTTCATTAGGATTCTTGTTGGTTGGAACCTCGAGTTATCTTGGTAGAAATTTGATATCTTTATTTCCGTCTCAGGAAATAGTTTTTTTTCCACAAGGAATTGTGATGTCTTTCTACGGAATCGCGGGTCTTTTTATTAGCTCCTATTTATGGTGCACAATTTCGTGGAATGTAGGTAGTGGTTATGATCGATTTGATAGAAAAGACGGAATAGTGTGTATCTTTCGTTGGGGATTTCCTGGAAAAAATCGTCGGGTCTTCCTCCAATTTCTTATAAAAGATATTCAGTCTGTCAGAATAGAAGTGAAAGAAGGTATTTATGCTCGTCGTGTCCTTTATATGGATATCAGAGGCCAGGGAGCCATTCCATTGACTCGTACTGATGAGAATTTTACTCCACGGGAAATGGAACAAAAAGCTGCTGAATTGGCCTATTTCTTGCGTGTACCAATTGAAGTATTTTAA
- the LOC128127051 gene encoding protein Ycf2-like has protein sequence MKKLTILLYLLSCSAGSVTQDLWSLPGPDEKNGITPYGLVENDSGLVRGLLEVEGALVGSSRTCSQFDKDRVTLLLRPEPRNPLDMMQNGSCSILDQRFLYEKDESEFEEGDERQQIEEDLFNHIVWAPRIWRPWGFLFDCIERPNELGFPYWSRSFRGKRIVYDEEDELQENDSEFLQNGTVQYQTRDISSKEQGLFRISQFIWDPADPLFFLFKAQPFVSVFSHRELFADEEMSKGLLTPQKNRPTSLYKRWFIKKTQEKHFELLINRQRWLRTNRSLSNGSFRSNTLSESYQYLSNLFLSNGTLLDQMTKALLRKRWLFPDEMQIGFMEQDKDFPFLSQKDMWP, from the coding sequence ATGAAGAAATTAACGATACTTCTTTATCTTTTGAGTTGTTCTGCCGGATCGGTCACTCAAGATCTTTGGTCTCTACCCGGACCCGATGAAAAAAATGGGATCACTCCTTATGGACTCGTTGAGAATGATTCTGGTCTAGTTCGTGGCCTATTAGAAGTGGAAGGCGCTCTGGTGGGATCCTCACGGACATGCAGTCAGTTTGATAAGGATCGAGTGACATTGCTTCTTCGACCCGAACCAAGGAATCCCTTAGATATGATGCAAAATGGATCTTGTTCTATCCTTGATCAGAGATTTCTCTATGAAAAAGACGAATCGGAGTTTGAAGAGGGGGACGAGCGGCAACAGATAGAGGAGGATTTATTCAATCACATAGTTTGGGCTCCTAGAATATGGCGCCCTTGGGGCTTTCTATTTGATTGTATCGAAAGGCCCAATGAATTGGGATTTCCCTATTGGTCCAGGTCATTTCGGGGCAAGCGGATCGTTTATGATGAAGAGGATGAGCTTCAAGAGAATGATTCGGAGTTCTTGCAGAATGGAACCGTGCAGTACCAGACACGAGATATATCTTCCAAAGAACAAGGCCTTTTTCGAATAAGCCAATTCATTTGGGACCCTGCAGATCCACTCTTTTTCCTATTCAAAGCTCAGCCCTTTGTCTCTGTGTTTTCACATCGAGAATTATTTGCAGATGAAGAGATGTCAAAGGGGCTTCTTACTCCCCAAAAAAATCGTCCTACATCTCTATATAAACGCTGGTTTATCAAGAAGACGCAAGAAAAGCACTTCGAATTGTTGATTAATCGCCAGAGATGGCTTAGAACCAATCGTTCATTATCTAATGGATCTTTCCGTTCTAATACTCTATCCGAGAGTTATCAGTATTTATCAAATCTGTTCCTATCTAACGGAACACTATTGGATCAAATGACAAAGGCATTGTTGAGAAAAAGATGGCTTTTCCCGGATGAAATGCAAATTGGATTCATGGAACAGGATAAGGATTTCCCATTCCTTAGCCAGAAAGATATGTGGCCATGA
- the LOC128127050 gene encoding ribulose bisphosphate carboxylase large chain, whose amino-acid sequence MSCREGFMSPQTETKASVGFKAGVKDYKLTYYTPEYETKDTDILAAFRVTPQPGVPPEEAGAAVAAESSTGTWTTVWTDGLTSLDRYKGRCYGIEPVPGEENQYIAYVAYPLDLFEEGSVTNMFTSIVGNVFGFKALRALRLEDLRIPTAYVKTFQGPPHGIQVERDKLNKYGRPLLGCTIKPKLGLSAKNYGRAVYECLRGGLDFTKDDENVNSQPFMRWRDRFLFCAEAIFKSQAETGEIKGHYLNATAGTCEEMMKRAIFARELGVPIVMHDYLTGGFTANTSLAHYCRDNGLLLHIHRAMHAVIDRQKNHGIHFRVLAKALRMSGGDHIHSGTVVGKLEGEREITLGFVDLLRDDFIEKDRSRGIYFTQDWVSLPGVLPVASGGIHVWHMPALTEIFGDDSVLQFGGGTLGHPWGNAPGAVANRVALEACVQARNEGRDLATEGNEIIREATKWSPELAAACEVWKEIKFEFQAMDTLDQ is encoded by the coding sequence ATGAGTTGTAGGGAGGGATTTATGTCACCACAAACAGAGACTAAAGCAAGTGTTGGATTCAAAGCTGGTGTTAAAGATTATAAATTGACTTATTATACTCCTGAGTATGAAACCAAGGATACTGATATTTTGGCAGCATTTCGAGTAACTCCTCAACCTGGAGTTCCGCCTGAAGAAGCAGGGGCCGCAGTAGCTGCCGAATCTTCTACTGGTACATGGACAACTGTGTGGACCGATGGACTTACGAGCCTTGATCGTTACAAAGGGCGATGCTATGGAATCGAGCCTGTTCCTGGAGAAGAAAATCAATATATTGCTTATGTAGCTTACCCATTAGACCTTTTTGAAGAAGGTTCTGTTACTAACATGTTTACTTCCATTGTAGGTAATGTATTTGGGTTCAAAGCCCTGCGTGCTCTACGTCTGGAAGATTTGCGAATCCCTACTGCGTATGTTAAAACTTTCCAAGGTCCGCCTCACGGCATCCAAGTTGAGAGAGATAAATTGAACAAGTATGGTCGTCCCCTGTTGGGATGTACTATTAAACCTAAATTGGGGTTATCCGCTAAAAACTACGGTAGAGCTGTTTATGAATGTCTTCGTGGTGGCCTTGATTTTACTAAAGATGATGAGAACGTGAACTCCCAACCATTTATGCGTTGGAGAGACCGTTTCTTATTTTGTGCCGAAGCTATTTTTAAATCACAAGCTGAAACAGGTGAAATCAAAGGGCATTACTTGAATGCTACTGCGGGTACATGCGAAGAAATGATGAAAAGGGCTATATTTGCCAGAGAATTGGGAGTTCCTATCGTAATGCATGACTACCTAACAGGGGGATTCACTGCAAATACTAGCTTGGCTCATTATTGCCGAGATAATGGTCTACTTCTTCACATCCACCGCGCAATGCATGCAGTTATTGATAGACAGAAGAATCATGGTATACACTTCCGTGTACTAGCTAAAGCGTTACGTATGTCTGGTGGAGATCATATTCATTCCGGTACCGTAGTAGGTAAACTTGAAGGGGAAAGAGAAATCACTTTGGGCTTTGTTGATTTACTGCGTGATGATTTTATTGAAAAAGATAGAAGTCGCGGTATTTATTTCACCCAAGATTGGGTCTCTCTACCAGGTGTTCTGCCTGTAGCTTCGGGCGGTATTCACGTTTGGCATATGCCTGCTCTGACCGAGATCTTTGGAGATGATTCCGTACTACAGTTCGGTGGAGGAACTTTAGGGCACCCTTGGGGAAATGCACCCGGTGCCGTAGCTAATCGAGTAGCTCTAGAAGCATGTGTACAGGCTCGTAATGAGGGACGCGATCTTGCTACTGAGGGTAATGAAATTATCCGTGAGGCTACCAAATGGAGTCCTGAACTAGCTGCTGCTTGTGAAGTATGGAAGGAGATTAAATTTGAGTTTCAGGCAATGGATACTTTGGATCAATAA
- the LOC128127049 gene encoding ATP synthase subunit beta, chloroplastic, which translates to MNMRMNPTTSGSGVTTLDKKTLGRIAQIIGPVLDVAFPPGKMPNIYNALVVKGRDTAGQPINVTCEVQQLLGNNRVRAVAMSATDGLTRGMDVIDTGAPLSVPVGGATLGRIFNVLGEPVDNLGPVDTSTTFPIHRSAPAFIQLDTKLSIFETGIKVVDLLAPYRRGGKIGLFGGAGVGKTVLIMELINNIAKAHGGVSVFGGVGERTREGNDLYMEMKESGVINEKNIPESKVALVYGQMNEPPGARMRVGLTALTMAEYFRDVNEQDVLLFIDNIFRFVQAGSEVSALLGRMPSAVGYQPTLSTEMGSLQERITSTKEGSITSIQAVYVPADDLTDPAPATTFAHLDATTVLSRGLAAKGIYPAVDPLDSTSTMLQPRIVGEEHYDTAQEVKQTLQRYKELQDIIAILGLDELSEEDRLTVARARKIERFLSQPFFVAEVFTGSPGKYVGLAETIRGFQLILSGELDGLPEQAFYLVGNIDEATAKAMNLEMESNLKK; encoded by the coding sequence ATGAATATGAGAATGAATCCTACTACTTCTGGTTCTGGGGTTACCACGCTTGACAAAAAGACACTGGGGCGTATCGCCCAAATCATTGGTCCGGTACTAGATGTAGCCTTTCCGCCAGGCAAAATGCCTAATATTTATAACGCTCTGGTAGTTAAGGGTCGAGATACTGCTGGTCAACCAATTAATGTGACTTGTGAGGTACAGCAATTATTAGGAAACAATCGAGTTAGGGCCGTAGCTATGAGTGCTACAGATGGTCTAACGAGAGGGATGGACGTAATTGATACGGGAGCTCCACTAAGTGTTCCGGTCGGTGGAGCGACTCTCGGACGAATTTTCAACGTGCTTGGCGAGCCTGTTGATAATTTAGGTCCTGTAGATACTAGTACAACATTTCCTATTCATAGATCTGCGCCTGCCTTTATACAGTTAGATACAAAATTATCTATTTTTGAAACCGGAATTAAAGTAGTAGATCTTTTAGCCCCTTATCGCCGTGGAGGAAAAATCGGACTATTCGGGGGAGCTGGCGTGGGTAAAACAGTACTCATTATGGAATTGATTAACAATATTGCCAAAGCTCACGGAGGCGTATCTGTATTTGGCGGAGTCGGTGAACGGACTCGTGAAGGAAATGATCTTTACATGGAAATGAAAGAATCTGGAgtaattaatgaaaaaaatattcCAGAATCAAAAGTAGCTCTAGTTTACGGTCAGATGAATGAACCGCCGGGAGCTCGTATGAGAGTTGGTTTGACTGCCCTAACTATGGCGGAATATTTCCGAGATGTTAATGAACAAGATGTACTTTTATTTATTGACAATATCTTCCGTTTTGTCCAAGCAGGATCTGAAGTATCCGCCTTGTTGGGTAGAATGCCTTCCGCTGTGGGTTATCAACCTACCCTTAGTACCGAAATGGGTTCTTTACAAGAAAGAATTACTTCTACCAAAGAAGGGTCCATAACTTCTATTCAAGCTGTTTATGTACCTGCAGATGATTTGACCGACCCTGCTCCTGCTACGACATTTGCACATTTAGATGCTACTACCGTACTATCAAGGGGATTAGCCGCCAAAGGTATCTATCCAGCAGTAGATCCTTTAGATTCAACGTCAACTATGCTACAACCCCGGATCGTTGGTGAAGAACATTATGACACTGCACAAGAGGTTAAGCAAACTTTACAACGTTACAAAGAACTTCAAGATATTATAGCTATTCTTGGATTGGACGAATTATCCGAAGAGGATCGTTTAACCGTAGCAAGAGCGCGAAAAATTGAGCGTTTCTTATCACAACCTTTTTTTGTAGCAGAAGTATTTACGGGTTCTCCGGGAAAATATGTTGGTTTAGCAGAAACAATTAGAGGCTTTCAATTAATCCTTTCCGGAGAATTAGATGGTCTTCCTGAACAGGCTTTTTATTTGGTAGGTAACATCGATGAAGCTACGGCGAAGGCTATGAACTTAGAAATGGAGAGCAATTTGAAGAAATGA
- the LOC128127053 gene encoding 30S ribosomal protein S4, chloroplastic gives MSRYRGPRFKKIRRLGALPGLTNKRPRAGSDLRNQSRSGKKSQYRIRLEEKQKLRFHYGLTERQLLKYVRIAGKAKGSTGQVLLQLLEMRLDNILFRLGMAPTIPGARQLVNHRHILVNGRIVDIPSYRCKPRDTIAARDEQKSKVLIQNSLDSSPHEELPNHLTLQPFQYKGLVNQIIDSKWVGLKINELLVVEYYSRQT, from the coding sequence ATGTCGCGTTACCGAGGTCCTCGTTTCAAAAAAATACGCCGCCTGGGGGCTTTACCAGGGCTAACTAATAAAAGGCCCAGAGCTGGAAGTGATCTTAGAAACCAATCGCGTTCCGGGAAAAAATCCCAATATCGAATTCGCCTAGAAGAAAAACAAAAATTGCGTTTTCATTATGGTCTTACAGAACGACAATTACTTAAATACGTTCGTATCGCCGGAAAGGCAAAAGGGTCAACAGGTCAGGTTTTACTACAATTACTTGAAATGCGCCTTGATAACATTCTTTTTCGCTTGGGTATGGCTCCGACTATTCCGGGAGCTCGCCAATTAGTTAACCATAGACATATTTTAGTCAATGGTCGTATAGTAGATATACCAAGTTATCGCTGCAAACCCCGAGATACTATTGCGGCGAGGGATGAACAAAAATCTAAAGTTCTAATTCAAAATTCTCTCGATTCATCCCCCCATGAGGAATTGCCAAACCATTTGACTCTTCAACCATTCCAATATAAAGGATTAGTCAATCAAATAATAGATAGTAAATGGGTCGGTTTGAAAATAAATGAATTGCTAGTTGTAGAATATTATTCTCGTCAGACTTAA
- the LOC128127048 gene encoding acetyl-coenzyme A carboxylase carboxyl transferase subunit beta, chloroplastic gives MIFRRMTIHLLYFHANMEQENSMKRWWFNSMLFKKEFEHRCRLSKSMGSLGPIENASESKDPNRNDTDKNIQGWGGHDNYSNVDLFFGVKDIRNFFSDDTFLVKDSNGDSYSIYFDIENHIFEIANDHPFCSELESSFYRNSSDLNNGSKSKNPDHDRYMDDTQYTWNNHINSCIDSYLQYQICIDNYIVSGNDNSSNNNSSNENSSNENSSNENSSNENSSNDYISSSISSQSENSSQNEDITTSDQTIPESSTHMGVTQQYRHLWVQCENCYGLNYKKFFKSKMHLCEQCGYHLKMSSSDRIELLIDPGTWEPMDEDMVSLDPIEFHSEEEPYKNRIDSYQRNTGLTEAVQTGRGQLNGITVAIGVMDFQFMGGSMGSVVGEKITRLIEYATKEFLPLIIVCASGGARMQEGSVSLMQMAKISSALYDYQSNKKLFYVPILTSPTTGGVTASFGMLGDIIIAEPNAYIAFAGKRVIEQTLNKTVPEGSQAAEYLFQKGLFDLIVPRNPLKSVLSELFQLHTFFPLNQN, from the coding sequence ATGATTTTTCGTCGAATGACTATTCATCTATTGTATTTTCATGCAAATATGGAGCAAGAAAACTCTATGAAAAGATGGTGGTTCAATTCGATGTTATTTAAGAAGGAGTTCGAACACAGATGTAGGCTAAGTAAATCAATGGGCAGTCTTGGTCCTATTGAAAATGCCAGTGAAAGTAAAGATCCGAATAGAAATGATACGGATAAAAACATTCAGGGTTGGGGTGGTCATGACAATTACAGTAATGTTGATCTTTTTTTTGGCGTCAAGGACATTCGGAATTTTTTCTCTGATGATACTTTTTTAGTGAAAGATAGTAATGGGGACAGTTATTCTATATATTTTGATAttgaaaatcatatttttgaGATTGCCAATGATCATCCTTTTTGTAGTGAACTAGAAAGTTCTTTTTATCGGAATTCTAGTGATCTGAATAATGGATCTAAGAGTAAGAATCCCGACCACGATCGTTACATGGATGATACTCAGTATACTTGGAATAATCACATTAATAGTTGCATTGACAGTTATCTTCAGTACCAAATCTGTATTGATAATTACATTGTAAGTGGTAATGACAATTCCAGTAACAATAATTCCAGTAACGAGAATTCCAGTAACGAGAATTCCAGTAACGAGAATTCCAGTAACGAGAATTCCAGTAACGATTACATTTCTAGTTCCATTTCTAGTCAAAGTGAAAATAGTAGTCAAAACGAGGATATCACAACGAGTGATCAAACTATACCAGAAAGTTCTACTCATATGGGTGTAACTCAACAATACCGGCATTTGTGGGTTCAATGCGAAAATTGTTATGGATTAAATTATAAGAAATTTTTTAAATCAAAGATGCATCTTTGTGAACAATGTGGATATCATTTGAAAATGAGTAGTTCAGATAGAATCGAACTTTTGATCGATCCGGGCACTTGGGAGCCTATGGATGAAGACATGGTCTCTCTGGATCCCATTGAATTTCATTCGGAGGAGGAGCCTTATAAAAATCGTATCGATTCTTATCAAAGAAATACAGGATTAACCGAGGCTGTTCAAACAGGCAGAGGGCAACTAAACGGTATTACCGTAgcaattggggttatggattttCAGTTTATGGGAGGTAGTATGGGATCCGTAGTCGGGGAGAAAATTACCCGTTTGATTGAATACGCTACTAAAGAATTTCTACCTCTTATTATAGTGTGTGCTTCCGGAGGGGCACGCatgcaagaaggaagtgtgaGCTTGATGCAAATGGCTAAAATATCTTCTGCTTTATATGATTATCAATCAAATAAAAAGTTATTCTATGTACCAATTCTTACATCTCCTACTACCGGTGGGGTGACAGCTAGTTTTGGTATGTTGGGGGATATCATTATTGCCGAACCCAATGCCTACATTGCCTTTGCGGGTAAAAGAGTAATTGAACAAACATTGAATAAAACAGTACCCGAGGGTTCACAAGCGGCCGAGTATTTATTCCAGAAAGGCTTATTCGATCTAATCGTACCACGTAATCCTTTAAAAAGCGTTCTGAGTGAGTTATTTCAACTACACACTTTCTTTCCTTTGAATCAAAATTAG